One genomic segment of Coregonus clupeaformis isolate EN_2021a unplaced genomic scaffold, ASM2061545v1 scaf0054, whole genome shotgun sequence includes these proteins:
- the LOC123483254 gene encoding LOW QUALITY PROTEIN: group XIIA secretory phospholipase A2-like (The sequence of the model RefSeq protein was modified relative to this genomic sequence to represent the inferred CDS: inserted 1 base in 1 codon) — protein sequence MPTNCNYFLASGAVVMHHNSCISVFLVGLLCSYGFLXRVSSCSKEPEPETPDWRMTLKTIRNGIHNIDKYLNVALDLFGGHDGLCHYECSDGYKPEPRPGYKPPPPNGCGTPLFGVQFDIGIPSLTKCCNQHDRCYDTCNRDKHDCDDEFQECLETICRRLQKMLGLAQSVQACENTVTLLFEAVMHMGCKPYMDSQRDSCICKFEVKRDL from the exons ATGCCGACCAATTGCAACTATTTTCTAGCATCCGGTGCTGTCGTCATGCATCATAACAGTTGCATCTCGGTTTTTCTCGTGGGCTTACTGTGTTCCTATGGATTTC AGCGTGTGTCTTCCTGTAGTAAGGAACCTGAACCAGAAACACCTGACTGGCGAATGACATTAAAAACCATTCGCAATGGGATCCATAACATTGACAAATACCTCAACGTTGCTCTGGACTTATTTGGAGGTCATGATGGATTGTGTCACTATGAATGCAGCGATG GTTACAAACCAGAACCCCGGCCTGGTTACAAACCACCCCCACCCAATGGATGTGGGACGCCCCTCTTCGGAGTCCAG TTTGACATCGGCATCCCGTCCTTGACCAAGTGCTGTAACCAGCACGACCGTTGCTATGACACCTGTAACCGTGATAAACACGACTGTGACGATGAGTTCCAGGAATGCCTGGAGACCATCTGTAGGAGATTACAGAAGATGTTGGGACTGGCCCAGAGTGTCCAAG cGTGTGAGAATACTGTGACCCTGCTGTTTGAGGCTGTCATGCACATGGGGTGTAAACCCTACATGGACAGCCAGAGAGACTCCTGCATATGCAAATTTGAAGTCAAGAGGGATCTATGA